The following are encoded together in the Marmota flaviventris isolate mMarFla1 chromosome 18, mMarFla1.hap1, whole genome shotgun sequence genome:
- the Samd4b gene encoding protein Smaug homolog 2 yields the protein MMFRDQVGILAGWFKGWNECEQTVALLSLLKRVTRTQARFLQLCLEHSLADCNDIHLLESEANSAAIVSQWQQESKEKVVSLLLSHLPLLQPGNTEAKSEYMRLLQKVLAYSIESNAFIEESRQLLSYALIHPATTLEDRNALALWLSHLEERLASGFRTRPEPSYHSRQGSDEWGGTAELGPGEAGPGWQDKPPRENGHVPFHPSTSVPPAINSIGSNANTGLPCQIHPSPLKRSMSLIPTSPQAPGEWPSPEELGARAAFTTPDHAPLSPQSSVASSGSEQTEEQGSSRNTFQEDGSGMKDVPSWLKSLRLHKYAALFSQMSYEEMMTLTEQHLESQNVTKGARHKIALSIQKLRERQSVLKSLEKDVLEGGNLRNALQELQQIIITPIKAYSVLQATVAATTTTPTAKDGGRGEPLLPGAEPPLAHPGTDKGTEAKDPPAAEKYPPPPAPAPTDGSEPAPAPVADGDIPSQFTRVMGKVCTQLLVSRPDEENITSYLQLIEKCLTHEAFTETQKKRLLSWKQQVLKLLRTFPRKAALDMQNYRQQKGWAFGSNSLPIAGSVGMGVARRTQRQFPMPPRALPPGRMGLLSPSGIGGVSPRHALTSPSLGGQGRQNLWFANPGGSNSMPSQSRSSVQRTHSLPVHSSPQAILMFPPDCPVPGPDLEINPTLESLCLSMTEHALGDGTDKTSTI from the exons ATGATGTTCCGAGACCAGGTGGGCATCCTCGCTGGCTGGTTCAAGGGCTGGAATGAGTGTGAGCAGACAGTGGCCCTGTTGTCGCTTCTGAAGCGGGTCACCCGTACCCAAGCCCGCTTCCTGCAGCTCTGCCTGGAGCACTCGCTGGCGGACTGCAATGACATCCACCTGCTGGAGTCGGAGGCCAACAGTGCTG CCATCGTCAGCCAGTGGCAGCAGGAATCCAAAGAGAAGGTGGTGTCCCTCCTGCTGTCCCACCTCCCTCTGCTTCAGCCAGGCAACACGGAGGCCAAGTCGGAGTACATGAGGCTACTGCAGAAAGTGCTGGCTTACTCGATTGAGAGCAATGCCTTCATCGAGGAGAGCCGCCAGCTGCTCTCCTATGCCCTCATCCACCCAGCCACCACACTGGAGGACCGCAATGCGCTGGCCCTCTGGCTGAGCCACCTGGAAGAGCGGCTGGCTAGTGGCTTCCGTACCCGGCCAGAACCCTCCTACCACTCACGCCAGGGCTCAGATGAGTGGGGGGGGACTGCAGAGCTGGGCCCTGGAGAGGCAGGGCCAGGCTGGCAGGACAAGCCACCCCGGGAAAATGGACATGTGCCCTTCCACCCATCCACCTCGGTGCCGCCAGCCATCAACAGTATTGGGAGCAATGCAAATACAG GTCTCCCCTGCCAAATCCACCCTAGCCCACTGAAGCGCTCCATGTCACTCATCCCTACGAGCCCTCAGGCCCCTGGTGAGTGGCCAAGTCCAGAGGAGCTCGGTGCTCGGGCTGCTTTCACCACGCCCGACCACGCACCCCTCTCGCCCCAGAGCAGCGTGGCCTCCTCTGGCAGTGAGCAGACGGAGGAGCAGGGCTCCAGCCGGAACACTTTCCAGGAGGACGGCAGTGGTATGAAAG ATGTGCCCTCGTGGCTCAAGAGCCTTCGTTTGCACAAATATGCAGCCCTCTTCTCACAGATGAGCTACGAGGAGATGATGACACTGACTGAGCAGCACCTGGAGTCACAG AATGTCACCAAAGGTGCCCGCCACAAGATAGCCCTGAGTATCCAGAAGCTGCGTGAGAGGCAGAGTGTCCTCAAGTCCCTAGAGAAG GATGTGCTAGAAGGTGGGAATCTGCGGAATGCTCTACAGGAGCTGCAGCAGATCATCATCACCCCCATCAAGGCCTACAGTGTCCTTCAGGCTACTGTGGCTGCTACCACTACCACCCCTACTGCCAAGGATGGGGGCCGGGGGGAGCCGCTGCTGCCAGGTGCTGAGCCTCCCCTAGCCCACCCTGGCACGGACAAGGGCACTGAGGCCAAGGACCCTCCGGCTGCAGAGAAGTATCCCCCTCCACCAGCTCCAGCTCCCACTGATGGCAGCGAGCCAGCGCCGGCTCCCGTTGCTGACGGAGACATCCCCAGCCAGTTTACACGGGTGATGGGCAAAG TGTGCACCCAGCTGCTGGTGTCCCGACCAGACGAGGAGAACATCACCAGTTACCTCCAGCTCATCGAAAAGTGCCTGACTCATGAG GCTTTCACAGAGACACAGAAGAAGCGACTGTTGTCCTGGAAACAGCAAGTGCTGAAGCTCCTCCGGACATTCCCGCGCAAAGCCGCGCTGGACATGCAGAACTACCGGCAGCAGAAGGG CTGGGCATTCGGCTCCAACTCACTCCCCATAGCTGGCTCTGTGGGGATGGGGGTGGCCCGACGGACCCAGCGGCAGTTCCCAATGCCTCCCCGGGCCCTCCCACCTGGCAGGATGGGTCTCCTGAGCCCCTCGGGCATTGGGGGTGTCTCCCCTCGACATGCCCTCACCAGCCCCAGCCTCGGGGGCCAGGGCCGACAG AACCTGTGGTTTGCCAATCCTGGAGGCAGCAACAGCATGCCCAGTCAGAGCCGCAGCTCCGTGCAGCGAACCCACTCGCTCCCAGTCCACTCGTCACCCCAGGCCATTCTCATGTTCCCTCCAG aCTGCCCGGTCCCTGGGCCTGACCTGGAGATCAATCCCACCCTGGAGTCTCTGTGTCTGAGCATGACAGAACACGCCTTGGGTG ATGGGACAGACAAAACCTCCACCATCTGA